From the genome of Streptomyces sp. V2I9:
ACGTCCTGCTCGTCACCTCGAAGATCGTCTCCAAGGCGGAGGGCCGGATCGTCGAGGCCGCCGACCGGGAGGCCGCGATCGACGCCGAGACCGTACGGGTCGTGGCCCGGCGCGGAACCCTGCGGATCGTGGAGAACCGGCAGGGGCTCGTCATGGCCGCCGCCGGGGTCGACGCCTCGAACACCCCGGCCGGGACCGTGCTGCTGCTGCCCGAGGACCCCGACGCCTCCGCCCGGACCGTGCGGGACGGGCTGCGGGACGCCCTCGGGGTGGACGTCGGCGTCGTCGTCACGGACACCTCCGGACGGCCCTGGCGCACCGGGCTGACCGATGTCGCGATCGGTGCGGCGGGGGTACGCGTCCTGGACGACCTGCGCGGCGGCACGGACGCGCACGGCAATCCGCTCAGCGCCACGGTCGTGGCCACGGCGGACGAGCTGGCCGCCGCCGGGGACCTGGTCAAGGGCAAGGCGGAGGGGCTGCCGGTCGCGGTGGTCCGGGGGCTGCCGCACGTGGTGGCGGCCGGGGACGACGAGCCCGGCGCGCGGGCGCTGGTGCGCGGCGCGGCCGACGACATGTTCCGGCTCGGGACGTCGGAGGCCGTACGGGAGGCGGTGACCCTGCGGCGCACGGTGCGCGAGTTCACCGACGAACCGGTGGACGCGGGGGCGGTGCGGCGGGCGGTGGCCGCGGCCGTGACGGCTCCGGCGCCGCACCACACGACGCCGTGGCGGTTCGTGCTGCTGGAGTCCGCCGCGTCGCGGACCCGGCTGCTCGACGCGATGCGGGACGCCTGGATCGAGGACCTGCGGCGCGACGGCAAGAGCGAGGAGTCGATCGCCAGACGGGTCCGGCGGGGCGATGTGCTGCGCAACGCGCCGTACCTGGTGGTGCCGTGCCTGGTGATGGACGGTTCGCACACGTACGGGGACGAGCGCCGCGACACGGCGGAGCGCGAGATGTTCGTGGTCGCCGCGGGGGCGGGCGTGCAGAACTTCCTGGTGGCGCTGGCGGGTGAGCGGCTCGGGTCGGCGTGGGTGTCCTCGACCATGTTCTGCCGACCGGTGGTGCGGGAGGTGCTGTCGCTGCCGTCGTCGTGGGACCCGCTGGGCGCGGTCGCCGTGGGACACGCGGCGGGGACGCCTCGGGAGCGGGGGCGGCGGGAACCGGAGGAGTTCATCACCGTGCGGTGAGGGGCCCGGCGGGGCGGGGCCGGGACGGCACCCGCCCCTACAGGTTCACGATGTTGCCCGGCGCCATCCTCGGGGCCCGGCGTTCCGGGGTGCGGCCCGAGAGCAGGATCAGGCGGGTCGCCCGGTGGCGCTGGCCCGCGTAGGGGGCCAACAGGGCGAGCATCCGCGCGTCGTCCGCGTCGCGGTCGTCGGCCAGGGCGTGGCCCACGATGCCCGGAAGATGCAGGTCGCCGACCGTGACCGCGTCCGCCGCGCCGTTCGAGCGCTGAAGGGTCTCGGCCGAGGTCCACGGGCCGATGCCGGGGATCAGCTCCAGGCGGGCCTTGGCCTCGGGGAGGTCCATCGCCGCCGCCTCCTCCAGCCGGCGGGCCACGCGTACCGCGCGCAGGATCGTCGAGGACCGCTTGGCGTCCACGTTCGCCCTGTGCCATTCCCAGGACGGGATCAGCGCCCAGCCGCGCGGGTCCGGCATCACGTGCAGGCCCAGCTCCGCGGTGGGGCCGGGAGCGGGGGTGCCGAAGCGGCGGACCAGGTGGCGCCAGGCGCGGTACGCCTCGTCCGTGGTGACCTTCTGCTCCAGGACCGACGGGATCAGCGATTCCAGCACCAGCCCCGTCCGCAGCAGCCGCAGGCCGGGACGGCGGTGCCGGGTCAGGGCGAGCAGCCGGTGCCGGGGCGCGAACGCGTCCGGGTCGTCCTCCGCCCCCAGCAGTGCCGGGAGGCCGTCCAGCAGCCAGTTCGCGCCGGGTCCCCAGGCCGTCGCCGCGATCCGGCCGCCGCACGCCGTGACGCGCAGGGTGCCGGGCCCCTCGGGCGTACGGGAGGCCCGCCAGAACGTCCCGTCCGCGACCCTGCGGAACGTGGGGTCCGCCGGGCCCCGGCGCAGCGGCCCCAGCACCAGGCGGAGGTCCAGCGGGCCCGGCGGGGTCCACTCGCGGGTCACGGGCGGGGCGGAAAGCGGGGCGGACGCCACGGTCCGGCGCATCGGCACGGCCGACCGCGGCGGGAGCGCCGCTCGCGCGGTGCGGGGGGCGAATCGTCCTGCCACGGAGGGGCCTCGGTGTTCCTGGTGCGGGGGGCGGTCCCCTTGAGGGTACGGGGGCGGCGAGGTCACGCGTCGGGGCGCGGGGAGTCCCGCGCCGCTCGTCCGGGCTCCCGGCCGGGGCCGGCGGGTGCCGGCCCGGACCGGCGCGCGTCCGCGTCCTACTGGTCCGAGGAGAAGCGGACCGAGCCGTCCGGCAGGACCGCGTCGCACCAGATCCGGACGCCCTCGCGCAGTTCGTTGTCCGCGCCCACCCGTGCCCCGTCGCCGATCACCGCTCCCGTCAGCACCGTGCGGCCGCCGATCCTGGCGCCCGCGCCCACCAGGGAGTCCGTGATGACCGCGCCGGCCTCGACGACCGCGCCGGCCAGGATCGTGGAGCCCTCTATGCGCGCGCCCGCGCCGACCACCGCGTCGGCGCCGACCACCGTGCCGCCGGTGAGCTTGGCGTCCG
Proteins encoded in this window:
- a CDS encoding coenzyme F420-0:L-glutamate ligase, with the translated sequence MSTLPAAAGGSADGTEEGSGPGGGPAPSFRVWALRGMPEVRAGDDLAELIAAADPGLADGDVLLVTSKIVSKAEGRIVEAADREAAIDAETVRVVARRGTLRIVENRQGLVMAAAGVDASNTPAGTVLLLPEDPDASARTVRDGLRDALGVDVGVVVTDTSGRPWRTGLTDVAIGAAGVRVLDDLRGGTDAHGNPLSATVVATADELAAAGDLVKGKAEGLPVAVVRGLPHVVAAGDDEPGARALVRGAADDMFRLGTSEAVREAVTLRRTVREFTDEPVDAGAVRRAVAAAVTAPAPHHTTPWRFVLLESAASRTRLLDAMRDAWIEDLRRDGKSEESIARRVRRGDVLRNAPYLVVPCLVMDGSHTYGDERRDTAEREMFVVAAGAGVQNFLVALAGERLGSAWVSSTMFCRPVVREVLSLPSSWDPLGAVAVGHAAGTPRERGRREPEEFITVR
- a CDS encoding DNA-3-methyladenine glycosylase, whose protein sequence is MAGRFAPRTARAALPPRSAVPMRRTVASAPLSAPPVTREWTPPGPLDLRLVLGPLRRGPADPTFRRVADGTFWRASRTPEGPGTLRVTACGGRIAATAWGPGANWLLDGLPALLGAEDDPDAFAPRHRLLALTRHRRPGLRLLRTGLVLESLIPSVLEQKVTTDEAYRAWRHLVRRFGTPAPGPTAELGLHVMPDPRGWALIPSWEWHRANVDAKRSSTILRAVRVARRLEEAAAMDLPEAKARLELIPGIGPWTSAETLQRSNGAADAVTVGDLHLPGIVGHALADDRDADDARMLALLAPYAGQRHRATRLILLSGRTPERRAPRMAPGNIVNL